A window from Triticum aestivum cultivar Chinese Spring chromosome 6D, IWGSC CS RefSeq v2.1, whole genome shotgun sequence encodes these proteins:
- the LOC123141554 gene encoding beta-1,3-galactosyltransferase GALT1-like, with the protein MWTTKQLCIAVLITFFSPLIVRHLILNNPISGTSRYQILHANPLTWLSNRVDADAPAANPVNAQVVSLPADDSSSLDPRNSSTSVVSSPTDDSSSLDPRNSSTERLHWLDTWNHMKQLTNVSTGLPHATEAIKDARTAWENLTTTAQNATSPGSEKRRLCPYSVRRMDASKSAGGHFTMDIPCGLVAGSSITVIGTPGSLSGNFWIDLVGTALPGEPEEPIVLRYNVRLTGDKLAQGPVIVQNAFTASNGWGYEDRCPNSNSNNATQVDDLERCNSMVGREEKSIKNSTHHAGPKQGGKPSTYFPFKQGYLAITTLRVALEGIHMTVDGKHITSFAYRAGSEPWFGTQVRISGDFKLASAIASGLPTSEDLENSLDLEMLKSSPIPDGKDLDLLIGIFSTANNFKRRMAIRRTWMQYDAVRNGTVAVRFFVGLTNAVSAKYLMKTDDDAFVRVHEIYSSVKQLNVSNGLLYGRINSDSGPHRNSESKWYISPEEWPEERYPPWAHGPGYVVSEDIAKTINTWYKTSRLKMFKLEDVAMGIWVDEMKKGGLPVRYETDERIHTDGCKEGYIVAHYQEPRNMLCIWETLLRTNQAMCCN; encoded by the exons ATGTGGACAACAAAGCAGCTCTGCATCGCAGTTCTGATCACCTTCTTTTCTCCGCTTATCGTGCGACATTTGATATTGAACAACCCCATATCAGGAACATCCCGCTATCAAATTCTCCATGCCAATCCCCTTACATGGCTCAGCAACCGAGTGGACGCAGATGCACCGGCAGCCAATCCAGTGAATGCGCAAGTGGTATCATTGCCAGCGGATGATTCAAGCAGCCTGGATCCCAGAAATTCCTCTACTAGTGTGGTATCATCACCAACGGATGATTCAAGCAGTCTGGATCCCAGAAACTCCTCTACTGAAAGACTACACTGGCTAGACACATGGAACCATATGAAGCAGCTAACCAACGTTTCCACTGGCCTTCCCCATGCGACCGAAGCGATCAAAGATGCAAGAACCGCATGGGAAAACTTGACGACAACGGCTCAAAATGCAACTTCTCCGGGATCGGAGAAGCGGAGGCTCTGCCCGTATTCGGTTCGCAGAATGGACGCTTCCAAGTCGGCGGGCGGTCACTTTACCATGGACATACCGTGTGGGCTTGTCGCAGGTTCTTCCATAACTGTCATAGGCACTCCCGGCAGCCTGTCTGGTAACTTCTGGATTGATCTTGTCGGGACGGCACTCCCGGGGGAACCTGAAGAACCCATTGTGCTGCGGTACAATGTTCGTCTAACCGGCGATAAACTTGCTCAAGGTCCGGTCATAGTGCAGAACGCCTTCACTGCAAGTAATGGCTGGGGTTATGAGGATCGTTGTCCCAACAGCAACTCGAACAATGCAACTCAAG TGGATGATTTGGAGAGATGTAATTCCATGGTGGGCAGAGAAGAAAAGAGCATAAAGAACTCTACACATCACGCTGGTCCCAAGCAAGGTGGAAAACCAAGCACATATTTTCCTTTTAAGCAGGGATACCTTGCTATCACAACTCTCCGGGTAGCGCTCGAAGGAATACATATGACGGTTGACGGGAAACATATTACTTCATTTGCATACCGAGCG GGCTCGGAACCTTGGTTTGGCACTCAAGTAAGGATTTCTGGTGACTTCAAGCTAGCAAGTGCCATTGCAAGTGGACTGCCtacctccgaagacttggaaaatAGCTTGGATCTTGAAATGCTGAAGTCATCACCTATTCCAGACGGCAAAGATCTTGACCTTCTGATCGGCATCTTCTCAACAGCAAACAACTTCAAGCGTAGAATGGCGATTCGAAGGACCTGGATGCAATATGATGCTGTGCGTAACGGAACAGTTGCGGTCCGATTTTTCGTTGGCCTG ACCAACGCTGTGTCGGCCAAGTATCTAATGAAAACAGATGATGATGCTTTTGTTCGAGTACATGAAATCTACTCCTCGGTTAAACAGCTGAATGTCAGCAACGGTCTGCTCTATGGTCGTATCAATTCAGATTCAGGTCCTCACAGAAATAGTGAAAGCAAGTGGTACATAAGCCCGGAG GAATGGCCTGAAGAGAGATACCCACCATGGGCTCATGGACCAGGATATGTGGTTTCAGAAGACATTGCGAAGACAATCAACACTTGGTATAAAACAAGTCGTCTAAAG ATGTTCAAACTAGAAGATGTGGCAATGGGCATATGGGTTGACGAAATGAAGAAGGGTGGTTTACCTGTGAGATACGAAACAGATGAGAGGATTCACACTGATGGTTGTAAGGAGGGGTACATTGTTGCTCACTATCAAGAACCAAGGAATATGCTATGCATATGGGAGACACTCCTAAGGACAAATCAAGCAATGTGCTGCAACTAA